The stretch of DNA CCAGCGGAgtccgtcacgtgatttcgCCAGATGGAGGGGGGACGGCGATTACTCAGCAACGGTTGGGTTTTGTGGCTCTCTTTTGCGGTCTCCACTAAATCCTCCACTATGCCTCGGTTACGGAAAGATTCGTTTGAAGGCTCCTGTTTCTCCCGAGCGCAAATTCCGAAAATTACCCGGCCCAATCTTAACTCCGAGCTGCAGATTGTTCACATGGCATGTGGGTTTTGGGACGTGGATACGGCGGGGTTTGGGCGGTCAAATGGGCGAATGTTTAGTATCATTTCGACTagaaaaacaagaaaacTCGATTGCCGTTGTCAGTGTTCCAATCAGACTGGTATTTCCCAAAATAACCGGTGTCCTCCCCACAAAACCCAACCTTGTAACGGGGCCAACCATGCAAACCCAAAATTTTCTGGTTGCTAATTACTGTAGGAGACGCACCAGGCGACTTTGGAGACGCAAGAGCGCGCTTTCTGTCCGGGATTCGACGGCATATTAATTGCTGGTATCCAGGAGACTCCATCAAACAAGTGACATCTTTTTGTTGagatctgctgctggttgaaAACCCGCTCAAATTCACCCACTACCACCCCCACCAATATGGATGGTACCTGCTCTTTCCCCtttcttgaccttgtctCCGTACAAAGACTCCCAGGTGTAGGTTATGAAATGGTcttggtgtgtgtgtcgcATCTGGTTATCTGGCGTTGTAGGGCCTTCTAAGGCAGCGTAGGCGGGCTCGTTTGTTGCTCTTTGGTCGCTCTTTGGCGCCAGCGTGCTCCCCAACAGACGCACCCAATAGCAAAGTACGTAATCTGCCGGCGCCGTTGCACCGTCATTTCTTCTACCCCAGATTATCCGGAGAGGCCTCGGCTGCTGGGAGCCGCTCTGGGACACATCACGTGGCCGCTCTGCACCCCAGAGTCACTAAAGTTGTCGTCCTTGCGGTGAGTCGTGTCGCTAAAAGGTTTGCAATGGGCTCCCCCAAAGGCTTTTGGTGGTTTGTAGGGCGGTGAAAAATTTGTCCATTTTAGGGCCAAGATTTAGACGTGTCGAGATGGGGAGGTTTTGGAACACGCCGAATCGCATCGACACGACTCCCCTCCGCCTGAACCACAACCTCGCcggtcacatgacatgGCTCCTGCACTTCGGATACGGAAGCCCGGATCCTTTATGCTCTACCCCGGAGTTGTACCTGTCCAATAGAACAAGAGTCAATTGGCCTTACTCGCATGCAACTCAAACTTGGGCCGGGGTTGAGAGGTACAGTTGACAACGTGAAAATAAGAGGGGGGGGAGGTTAAGGCCTCAGGGGCGAATTTGAGAGCACTTATATAGACAAATCCGCACCGAAGTGACAACATGGACAATGTGACACGTAGATACACGCCGGATCCAGCTGTCCACACACATTTATCCCGAAAAATAGCCCGCATCACATGCACGTCTcgtaaaaaaaaaagagctgCGGGCCAAAGGACCAATAAGTGCCGAGGAATGTTAAGCCAAAAGAACAACGACGATCGCCAGACAGGTTTAgtgggagcagcagcagcagaggccGTGCAACGGCAGGAGAGAGAGGTCTGGcgaaaaggaggagacgggGTGTTAATTGATTTGCGGATTTTCCGCCCAGCCACAAAAATGGCCTATTTTGGCGGGTTTAACGGCGTCCCCTCCAATTAATCCGAACCCCGTTTACCACGCAGCCTacactatgtactgttGACAACACCCCATGACGGTAGTCTCCGGAGCCGAGCCGGACTTGTGTTTAAAATCGGCACGATTTTGTTCAGAGGTTAGGGTTCACCCTGGCTAATAGATTGGCGCTGATTGGCCCGACCAAACCCAAAATGGGCACTCTGCAGTGTTTATAAAACCTCTCCGAGGCCCACGATTCAACTTTCTCCTTTCCGCTCTAACACCACATATCACAATGCTGGCTTCTCGAGTTTCCATCAAGGCTGTGAGTATCGATGGTGAAGAAAGACACCGACAATCGCCACGTTgtgccacagacacagacgcgtttctacacacacacacacaagagTCGACGTGTGGTTTAGCCGAGGTATTTCGACAGGGAGGAAAAACGACAACGAAAGGACCGACAGATACCAAAGCAACCCAATCACCACCTCAATCAATGATCCCCGCCCGCGGGAATGCGGAAAAGGCTTCTGCGACATTACAACAAAGCCAACTCTGTTGATTTGTTGTTTGCGACATTGGCTTTGTGCCGGTCCCAAAATTACCTCGACCAACCACACGGCGGCAATTGAAGACAATGCAAATTAAATAGCacatactaacccagccCCGCCTTGCACGATCTCTCGCGACTACCACTAATGCCTCCCTCAACTTGGACTCCAAGGTCCGAATGAACAACTGGGAGGCCAACAACTTCCTCAACTTCAAGAAGCACACCGAGAACGTCCAGATTGTCAAGGAGCGACTCAACCGACCCCTGACCTACGCTGAGAAGATTCTCTACGGCCATCTCGACAAGCCCCATGAGCAGGAGATTGTCCGAGGTCAGTCCTACCTCAAGCTGCGACCCGATCGAGCCGCCTGCCAGGATGCCACCGCCCAGATGGCCATTCTGCAGTTCATGTCTGCCGGTATCCCCACCGTCCAGACCCCCACCACCGTCCACTGTGACCATCTTATCCAGGCCCAGGTTGGTGGTGAGCAGGATCTTGCTCGAGCCAtcgacatcaacaaggaggtcTACAACTTCCTTGGCACCGCCTCCGCCAAGTACGACATTGGTTTCTGGAAGGCCGGATCCGGTATTATCCACCAGATCATTCTCGAGAACTACGCCTTCCCCGGTGCCCTTCTCATTGGTTCCGACTCTCATACCCCCAACGCCGGTGGTCTCGGTATGCTCGCCATCGGTGTCGGTGGTGCCGATGTCGTCGACGTCATGGCCGGTCTCCCCTGGGAGCTTAAGGCCCCCAAGATTATCGGTGTCAAGCTGACCGGTAAGCTCTCTGGCTGGACCTCCCCCAAGGATATTATCCTGAAGGTCGCTGGTATCCTCACCGTCAAGGGTGGAACCGGTGCTATCGTCGAGTACTTCGGTGATGGTGTCGATAACCTGTCCTGCACTGGTATGGGAACCATCTGTAACATGGGTGCCGAGATTGGTGCtaccacctccaccttccCCTTCAACGAGCGAATGGCCGACTACCTTAACGCCACTGGCCGAaaggagattgccgacTTTGCTCGACTTTACAACCACTTCCTCTCTGCCGATGAGGGTTGTGAGTACGATCAGCTCATCGAGATTGACCTGAACACCCTTGAGCCTTACGTCAACGGTCCCTTCACTCCCGATCTTGCCACCcccatctccaagctcaaggatgTCGCCGTCGAGAACGGATGGCCCCTTGAGGTCAAGGTCGGTCTTATCGGCTCTTGCACCAACTCCTCTTACGAGGATATGGAGCGATCCGcctccattgccaaggacgccatGGCCCACGGTCTTAAGTCCAAGTCCATCTACACCGTCACCCCCGGTTCCGAGCAGATCCGAGCCACCATTGAGCGAGATGGTCAGCTCCAGACCTTCCTCGACTTCGGTGGTATCGTCCTTGCTAACGCTTGTGGCCCCTGCATTGGTCAGTGGGACCGACGAGACATCAAGAAGGGTGAGAAGAACACCATTGTCTCTTCTTACAACCGAAACTTCACTGGCCGAAACGATTCTAACCCTGCCACCCACGCTTTCGTCACCTCTCCCGATCTCGTCACCGCTTTCGCCATTGCTGGTGACCTCCGATTCAACCCTCTCACTGACTCCCTGAAGGATTCTGAGGGTAAGGAgttcaagctcaaggagcccaCTGGAAAGGGTCTGCCCGACCGAGGTTACGACCCCGGCATGGACACCTACCAGGCTCCCCCCGCCGACCGATCTGCCGTCGAGGTTGATGTTTCCCCCACTTCCGACCGACTCCAGATCCTCAAGCCCTTCAAGCCTTGGGACGGCAAGGACGGTATTGACATGCCCATCCTCATCAAGTCTCTTGGTAAGACCACCACTGACCATATCTCTCAGGCCGGTCCCTGGCTTAAGTACCGAGGCCATCTCCagaacatctccaacaactACATGATTGGAGCCATCAACGCTGAGaacgaggaggccaacaaCGTCCGAAACCAGATCACTGGCGAGTGGGGAGGAGTTCCCGAGACTGCCATTGCTTACCGAGACAACGGTATCCGATGGGTTGTTGTCGGAGGTGATAACTTCGGTGAGGGTTCTTCTCGAGAGCACGCTGCTCTTGAGCCCCGATTCCTCGGTGGTTTcgccatcatcaccaagtcTTTTGCCCGAATTCACGAGACTAACCTGAAGAAGCAGGGTCTCCTGCCCCTTAACTTCGTCAACGGTGCTGACTACGACAAGATCCAGCCCTCCGATAAGATCTCCATTCTTGGTCTTAAGGACCTTGCCCCCGGCAAGAACGTCACCATTGAGGTTACCCCCAAGGACGGTGCCAAGTGGACCACCGAGGTTTCTCACACCTACAACtctgagcagctcgagtGGTTCAAGTACGGCTCTGCCCTCAACAAGATGGCTGCCTCCAAGAAATAAGTGTTTTGTGTATAAGGCTATCTGAAAATTTTAATACTATGATTTGAAATGAAATGAGACAAGTGTAGACGCGAGAAGAACGCGATTGTGATATTGATTGTGATCGACAGTTTTGTCATGTTTACAATGCAGATGACCATACAGATGGGTTGTATAAGCGAGAGCAAATGAGGAAGGAAATACAAGACCTGTTACAGGGCAACTTTGATGGTGATAGAATGTAAGTGGGTCGTTgcgttggtggtgtgtcTATGCTGGTGTAAAAAGTTTTGCTTGCTGGGGTGATTGTATATGATGATGATATTATGTGCCATTGAATATGGAAGTCCGGCTATACATTCGTTTGACAGTAGTAACAAAAGCTAGAAGTGATTGGACGTTGGTATTGAATATTTTTGTATAATAAATGTAAGATAATAGGCAGTATTGAAACTGTAGGGAGCGAAAAAGCCAGgaccagtacatacagtacatacgtagTTGTGCAGTATATATTGTGACTAGAACTTAACGGGTGGATCGTTGTTGATGGGTAGCTACAAGAAGTGTTTCGATCGAATTGGAGTTGATATATAAGTTGAGGGGTGTAGTATTAGTGGTCCTCATCCTTTCGAATCAAGTGGTGACCGTGCTACATACCAAAATCGAGCACAACCAAAGTCGAGCATAACCAAAGTCGAGTATAACCAAAGTTGAGTATATACCAACGTCGAGTATATACCTAAGTCGAGTATATACCAAAGTCGAGTATATACCAAAGTCAAGTATATACCAAAGTCAAGTATATACCAAAGTCGACCACCACCAAAGTCGACCACAACCATTTCTGGTGTGTCTATGGGACAAGAGGGGATAAAAGTGATACCAATCTATTCGGATTGTCTAGAAGAATTGATTTATGTCAGAAAACCTAGCACTTACAGTACAAAATAGTTCCGATATGTGCGTTGTTCTGTGCTGCACTCTTGCTGTCTATTCATGTGGGGTAGCGGCGACGTTGACAGATTTgacgtatgtactgtagtagaATCATTTGACGACCATGTGATTaagactacaagtagtggtGGTTTGGTGATTATTGATAGTGTCAACAGCCAACATCTGTAGTTCTTAATGCATAAAATAGTATCTGTAGTGTACCATGCGGTGAGACTAGAATATGACAGTGAGACAGAATGGTGAATATCATGACGAATTCTGATGACAATATCCAACCACTTGAGCTGGTACTGTAAGTACAGAGCAGCATTTACTTGACATTATGCGTTTGGAACGTGTGCGTATGTGCGTACAGAACGTTGGCTGTGTATGCAAAGACGGAGAAACACGTTGGTGACAGGTATCATCAAATATTGTTCACGGTTGCAAGTCCGGCGCTCAGACCTCCGCTTTCACAAGCTCCACCAATATCACCCCGCCAATCCAAACTTTATGTCATTTCGTGTGGGGTGCTTCTTTTGTATAAGACAGGGGCCGTGGAAGGTGCACTAACGACCAGAGCTATCGACAGAGACACGAAGCAAGAAGCGACACAGAAGTAATACAGACATTGTTGATTCACACAGTTGATTCATACAGTTGATTCACAAACAGTTGATTCACTCCCTCACTCACGCACTTTACCAACAACCGCATCCAGCATGTCCCTCAAACTACCACAATCGTTCTCTCTGGGAGGCCCTGATCAACTGGTGCTTGTTACCGAGGAACCTACCTACTACGTGCTCAAACTAAACAGCCCGCCCGACAACCGACTCACGCCCGAGCTGCTGACCGCCTGGATCGAGGCCATGGAGGCCCTGGCTCTGTACGCCGAAGAGCCCAAGCCTCTGGTCATTACCTCGGCCATGCCCAAGTACTTTTCTAACGGCCTGGATCTCGAAGCCACCGCCAACGTCGACAACTTCACTCGTGACTTCTACTACCCGCTCATCAAAACGCTGCTGAACTTTCCCTGGCCCACCATTGGCTTTCTGAACGGGCACACGTTCGCCGGAGCCTTTGTGGTTGCCGGCTTCTTTGATTTCCGAGTCATGAACCCTGACAGAGGATACCTGTGCATGAACGAGATTGAATTCGACGCACCAATCATGGGCGGAGGAATGGTTGTGTTTACCAAGCTGTACGGCCGTGCAGTGGCCCAGAGAATCACCATGTTGGCCGAACGGTTCCCAGCACAAAAGGCCCTGGAAGCCGGAATCATTCACGCAAAGGGAATGTGGCCTGAGGTGGAACAGATGGTCAAAAAGGTGTCCCATGTTTCCGGAAAGAAGTTCTACAGTCTTATCAGAAAGGAGGTCATGAAGGACATTATTGAAGCTCTGCAGGACTCGGATCATCAATTGTTCCTAGACGCTCTAATGGGAGATCATATTGATCCTAAGattgaagaagagcagaGAAAGCGCCTAGATCCGAAGATCAAAGCTCTTCTTTagtacctacagtacatactaatGCTACTATTACGACAACACAGTGAGCACTTTACGTATATGAGTACCCACCAAAAAAACTCAACCTGCAAACAATCAGCAAAAAATCAACAAAAAAGAGAAGCATTGCAAGTGATGCTCCTGCCTTCGACCAGATTTGAACTGATGATCTCAGCATTACTAGTGCTGCGCCTTACcacttggccacgaagGCAGATGTTGGTTTCGGCCTCGTGATTGCGTAGTTGTAGGTAAGAAAACGGAGACAGCCACCCTAGATTCAAAAAAGAGTACGAATGCTTTCATAGTACCTTTATCAAGAGGTATCAACACGTGTTGAAGAGGTCCAGTATATTCGCACTGCAATTTGTGTACTTCTACCACTCGTCTCCGACGAACAAATAACATCAACTTTTATTGCTTTACTAATACTCTTAAGGGTAAGACTCTTTGACAAAGTCCTTAACATCCCCCTCAAGCTTCTTCCACAAATGTTCTCCCTTCTCTCCCTTTCGTCCCTCATCGACATCCCATCTCAGATGGCCAGGAACACCCCAGGGAATGAGATGCTCTCCGTCATGGACATCAGGAGCCAAAAGAGCAGCGAGCTCGGTGTAGGCTCCGTACTGGGCGGGGTAGAGGACGTAGTTGAAGGCCTTCTTGAGGAACTCGCTGGAGTGTCTCTGCAAGTTGGACTTGAGGTTGCCGGGATCCACAGAGACGGAAATGACGCCCGAGTCGGGATGGTTCTTGGACCACAGGTACGCCTGGTAGGCGTTTCCAATCTTGGACTGCGAGTACAGAACGTGTGGACTGGGgttctcttccttctcgTAGTTGATATCGTCGAAGTTGATACCTCCGGGAAGTCCGGAGATGACGACAGCAGACGAAGAGACCCACACGAGTCGCACGGTtccaggaggagaagtcTTGGCGGTCTTGATGACGATGGGAGTCAGGTACTTCATGATAGCCTGGTGGCCCACCACGTTGGTTCCCCACTGCAACTCATGACCCTGGGCGGTTTTGGAGTAAGGAGGGGTCATGACACCGGCGTTAAGAATCACACCGTGGATCTCGGGATAAttcttggtgatgtagtCTCCTGCGGTGCTGATGGTGGTCAGATCAGCGAGGTCCGCCTCTGCGAAGTCGAACTTGCCATCgggcagctccttgagcacgtcctgagccttctccttgtttcGGCCCACAATGATCACCTTGGCTCCCTTGCCAATGAGCAGTTTTGTGGCTTCGAGACCGACTCCGGAGTGTCCTCCAGTAATAACGTACGTCTTTCCGGTGAGATCGGGGTAATCCTTCTCGGTGAAGTGCGGTTCTGGCACCCAGAAGTTTCGGGCTGCCTGCTTGTATTCGGTGAATTTCGATCGGGACATGTTGAAGATGGTTGGAGTGAAAGACTGCTTGTCTTTGCGCATCGCCTCCCTATAAGTATCAGCAATTGAGTTTCTTGCTGTTGCAACCACCGCGCATGACAGCCTGAGATGAAAAAGTGGGACGGCTCTACCGAGGGCTAAAAGCTGATTAATACAGAAACTAAAGCCACAAGAGAGAATCCAAACAGTCTTTTGATGGATTTTTCGAGTTCATGAACCTCCAACCAGCTCCCAATCTGTTATAATCGCAACCCCGATAAGCCCACCTTCAACCGCCCTACCTGATGTGGCTGAACCTAAGGCATGACGATAAGAACCAAAAGGGCTAGAGTAGTGGAGGTCTTTTTGCTACCGTCGATGAAGGGAGCGTGGGTCGCTGTGTAATTGGGCGACTTTCAAGATGTCacttttgttgttttcgcCCATTAAAACCTGTTTTGGTGTCATGGTAGACCTCCAACAAGTGCCTTATCTACGCCCATCCATCTCACTCTGCATCTCCTTATGCCGCCTTCACAACCCCATCTGGTCCTCCCCTAACCCCAAGTGACATTTTGCGGACATCAGATTACTAAGCACAGCGGTTCTGGTGACAAGAATAAACTCCGAACCTTAATAATTTTTCTATGCATATGGTGAGAAAAATCCCATCTAACTAATATCATCACATTACACACAAAATGGGCAAACGAGATCGAActgaagacgacgaggttgtcaccaagaaggtgaagctcgacaagaaggacaagaaggaaaagaaggaaaagaaggacaagaaggacaagaaggacaagaaggacaagaaggataaGAAGGataagaaggagaagaaggaaaagaaggaaaagaaggaaaagaaggaggaggtctctgatgaggaggaggtcgctgaggagaagcccaagaTGACTTACACTGCCTCGGCTAACACCATCAAGTCTTCTGGCGAGTACACTCAGTGTGACGATCTTACTAACGTTTCTCAGTCCACCATTGACAACTACTTCAAGGAGCACACCATCACCATTGAGGGTGAGCAGATGCGACCTACGATGGAGTTtagccacgtgactctggaTCCTCGAATCACCAAGGTTCTCACCAAGTTCCCTCGACCCACTCCCATCCAGGCTGTTTCTTGGCCCTACCTTTTGGCTGGTAAGGATATGGTTGGTGTTGCCGAGACTGGTTCCGGTAAGACCTTCACTTTCGCCGTGCCTGCTCTTGAGCACGTTCTTAGCACCTCTGGAGGCAAGGGCGTTCGAGTTCTTGTTGTTTCTCCCACCCGAGAGCTGGCCATGCAGATCTACGACAACATCAAGGAGTTGTGTGATGTTGTTGGTCTGCATGCCGTCTGTGTTTATGGCGGTGTCCccaaggagcagcagcgaaGCGACCTCAAGCGAGCTTCTTTCGTCATTGCTACTCCCGGTCGTCTCTGTGATCTCATCGACGAGGGCTCTTGTGATCTCTCCAAGGTTTCCTaccttgttcttgatgagGCTGACCGAATGCTCGAGAAGGGTTTCGAGGAAGATATCAAGAAGATCATTGGTTCCACCCGACCCACCGGCCGACAGACCGTCATGTTCTCCGCCACCTGGCCCCCGGAGGTCCGGAAGCTCGCTGAGGGCTTCATGAAGACCCCCACCAAGGTGATGATTGGAGAACGAGACGAGCTGGCTGCCAACAAGCGAATCACCCAGTCTGTCGAGGTGCTTGACCCCCGAGCCAAGGAGGGCCGTCTTCTCGATCTGCTGCGTCAGTACGCCAATGACGACTTCAAGATTCTTATTTTCGCTctgtacaagaaggaggccacTCGAGTGGAGAACACCCTGACTCGACGAGGCTACGGAGTCGCTGCTATTCACGGAGATCTatctcagcagcaacgaACCAAGGCTCTCGacgagttcaagaagggcgagaAGAACATTCTGCTGGCTACTGATGTCGCTGCTCGAGGTCTGGATATCCCCAACGTCAAGCTTGTCATTAACCTGACCTTCCCTCTGACCGTGGAGGACTACGTTCACCGAATCGGTCGAACTGGTCGTGCCGGAAAGACCGGACAGGCCATTACCCTGTTCACCGAGCACGAGAAGCATCTGTCTGGTGCTCTGATCAACGTTCTGCGAGGAGCCGACCAGCCCGTTCccgacgagctgctcaagttTGGCGGCcacaccaagaagaaggagcatGGTGCCTACGGAGCATTCTTCAAGGACGTGGACAtgaccaagaaggccaagaagatcacTTTCGACTAAGCGGAGGAGGCTTCACGGATTCACTAAGAAAAGGGATAACATTAGATTAACTAGAAAATGCATTgtatagtacaagtacaggtacaatATGAGTTGCTGTGAACAAGTATTTGGTATGGACTGTTTCGGTAGTTAATGTCCTCAGTCGCGGTCCATAGTCTAAGAACAAGATGCCTTATCAGTGTATATATACGACGGCCAATAGAGTagtctacaagtacacgcTACACAGGAACGACACAGGAACACGCACGATGGGCCCTTGTAATAAGCCTGAAGAACCACCGGATTTCCGCTCAACACTTTCTTCTACTTCTGGTGATAGCTCCACAGACAAATCCGAGAGACTGGTCCGAAAGGATCGTGTAGAGGATACTTCAACTTTGCGAGATGCTGCAACAATCTTCAACTTGCCCGAGTTTTTCTCTCCTGGGTGGAATTCAACCGAAGAACTTGTCATTTCGCAGGAGGTCAAGAAAAACACCGTCCTCACTCCTCACAATACCCCTGAAGGCGACCCCAAGATCTGCTGGAGCAAGGAGAAGGGTCATCAGGTCTTCTTCATTAAGAAGATGTCAGCCAGAGAATTAGCACAGTCCAAAACccttgaggaggagaaacaGAAAGAGCGAGGTAGACGAAAAGTTGCTAGATTGAACGAGTACCGATTTCTGGAGCGTGACTCGCTAGCAGAACGAAGAAATCTCATTGCTTGGTTCACTTACTTGAATCCAGATACGCGGGAGAAAGCAGATGAGGATCAGGAAGATGAGGATGACTGTGAGGATAAGTCAGGAGAGGAGCTCGTGAACgaggacattgtcaaggaAAACGATCGGTCTCAGCCTGCTGCGAAGATCAACTGTAAAATCATTGCACATTggaagagatggagacaagaTGAGGGCAGTAAATGATTAGACCAGGGTATCAGCATCAGCCACATGGTAACCACTACTTTAGATTCCTAGCATATTACAAATTATAATACATTCCTTTTCAATCCGTCAATTCAAACATCTATTCCTAaagcttggccttgatcTCAGCCTGTCGATCGTCAATGAACTGCTGGGCGGCTTCCTGTCGAGCAATGTCTCgggcctcctcgtcgtagtAGTTGATGCAGTGGTCCAGAACGGGAGCAAAGATGGTCATTCGCATCTGGTTGTAGTAGTTCTTGCCGGCGTACTTCTTGCACTTCTGCAcgatctcctccacctcgggCCAGCCTCCAATGGCGTCAACGAGACCGTCCTTGAGCGACTCAGCGGCGGGGAATCTGTGTCCCATCATGGTGATCTTTCGGGCAAGAACGGGGCCGTACTGGTGGGCGTGG from Yarrowia lipolytica chromosome 1D, complete sequence encodes:
- a CDS encoding uncharacterized protein (Compare to YALI0D09361g, highly similar to uniprot|P19414 Saccharomyces cerevisiae YLR304C Aconitate hydratase mitochondrial precursor (EC 4.2.1.3) (Citrate hydro-lyase) (Aconitase)); translation: MLASRVSIKAPRLARSLATTTNASLNLDSKVRMNNWEANNFLNFKKHTENVQIVKERLNRPLTYAEKILYGHLDKPHEQEIVRGQSYLKLRPDRAACQDATAQMAILQFMSAGIPTVQTPTTVHCDHLIQAQVGGEQDLARAIDINKEVYNFLGTASAKYDIGFWKAGSGIIHQIILENYAFPGALLIGSDSHTPNAGGLGMLAIGVGGADVVDVMAGLPWELKAPKIIGVKLTGKLSGWTSPKDIILKVAGILTVKGGTGAIVEYFGDGVDNLSCTGMGTICNMGAEIGATTSTFPFNERMADYLNATGRKEIADFARLYNHFLSADEGCEYDQLIEIDLNTLEPYVNGPFTPDLATPISKLKDVAVENGWPLEVKVGLIGSCTNSSYEDMERSASIAKDAMAHGLKSKSIYTVTPGSEQIRATIERDGQLQTFLDFGGIVLANACGPCIGQWDRRDIKKGEKNTIVSSYNRNFTGRNDSNPATHAFVTSPDLVTAFAIAGDLRFNPLTDSLKDSEGKEFKLKEPTGKGLPDRGYDPGMDTYQAPPADRSAVEVDVSPTSDRLQILKPFKPWDGKDGIDMPILIKSLGKTTTDHISQAGPWLKYRGHLQNISNNYMIGAINAENEEANNVRNQITGEWGGVPETAIAYRDNGIRWVVVGGDNFGEGSSREHAALEPRFLGGFAIITKSFARIHETNLKKQGLLPLNFVNGADYDKIQPSDKISILGLKDLAPGKNVTIEVTPKDGAKWTTEVSHTYNSEQLEWFKYGSALNKMAASKK
- a CDS encoding uncharacterized protein (Compare to YALI0D09471g, no similarity); this translates as MPYQCIYTTANRVVYKYTLHRNDTGTRTMGPCNKPEEPPDFRSTLSSTSGDSSTDKSERLVRKDRVEDTSTLRDAATIFNLPEFFSPGWNSTEELVISQEVKKNTVLTPHNTPEGDPKICWSKEKGHQVFFIKKMSARELAQSKTLEEEKQKERGRRKVARLNEYRFLERDSLAERRNLIAWFTYLNPDTREKADEDQEDEDDCEDKSGEELVNEDIVKENDRSQPAAKINCKIIAHWKRWRQDEGSK
- a CDS encoding uncharacterized protein (Compare to YALI0D09427g, weakly similar to uniprot|O74959 Schizosaccharomyces pombe Hypothetical short chain dehydrogenase), with product MRKDKQSFTPTIFNMSRSKFTEYKQAARNFWVPEPHFTEKDYPDLTGKTYVITGGHSGVGLEATKLLIGKGAKVIIVGRNKEKAQDVLKELPDGKFDFAEADLADLTTISTAGDYITKNYPEIHGVILNAGVMTPPYSKTAQGHELQWGTNVVGHQAIMKYLTPIVIKTAKTSPPGTVRLVWVSSSAVVISGLPGGINFDDINYEKEENPSPHVLYSQSKIGNAYQAYLWSKNHPDSGVISVSVDPGNLKSNLQRHSSEFLKKAFNYVLYPAQYGAYTELAALLAPDVHDGEHLIPWGVPGHLRWDVDEGRKGEKGEHLWKKLEGDVKDFVKESYP
- a CDS encoding uncharacterized protein (Compare to YALI0D09449g, highly similar to uniprot|P20447 Saccharomyces cerevisiae YGL078C Probable ATP-dependent RNA helicase DBP3 (Helicase CA3)); protein product: MGKRDRTEDDEVVTKKVKLDKKDKKEKKEKKDKKDKKDKKDKKDKKDKKEKKEKKEKKEKKEEVSDEEEVAEEKPKMTYTASANTIKSSGEYTQCDDLTNVSQSTIDNYFKEHTITIEGEQMRPTMEFSHVTLDPRITKVLTKFPRPTPIQAVSWPYLLAGKDMVGVAETGSGKTFTFAVPALEHVLSTSGGKGVRVLVVSPTRELAMQIYDNIKELCDVVGLHAVCVYGGVPKEQQRSDLKRASFVIATPGRLCDLIDEGSCDLSKVSYLVLDEADRMLEKGFEEDIKKIIGSTRPTGRQTVMFSATWPPEVRKLAEGFMKTPTKVMIGERDELAANKRITQSVEVLDPRAKEGRLLDLLRQYANDDFKILIFALYKKEATRVENTLTRRGYGVAAIHGDLSQQQRTKALDEFKKGEKNILLATDVAARGLDIPNVKLVINLTFPLTVEDYVHRIGRTGRAGKTGQAITLFTEHEKHLSGALINVLRGADQPVPDELLKFGGHTKKKEHGAYGAFFKDVDMTKKAKKITFD
- a CDS encoding uncharacterized protein (Compare to YALI0D09383g, similar to uniprot|Q9P3G4 Neurospora crassa Conserved hypothetical protein); its protein translation is MSLKLPQSFSLGGPDQLVLVTEEPTYYVLKLNSPPDNRLTPELLTAWIEAMEALALYAEEPKPLVITSAMPKYFSNGLDLEATANVDNFTRDFYYPLIKTLLNFPWPTIGFLNGHTFAGAFVVAGFFDFRVMNPDRGYLCMNEIEFDAPIMGGGMVVFTKLYGRAVAQRITMLAERFPAQKALEAGIIHAKGMWPEVEQMVKKVSHVSGKKFYSLIRKEVMKDIIEALQDSDHQLFLDALMGDHIDPKIEEEQRKRLDPKIKALL